The window AGGTCTTCCCACCCGGCACCACCGACTCGGAGGCCAGCCCAGTAAATGGCGCCACGGTCCACCTCGTGAGCGAGCATCTCGTGAGCATGATACGGGACACATGTCGGACTACCGTCACCAGCAATCGCCCGCCGAACATAGGTCCCACTACAGCCGAGAGTGGAGGCTGCGTCATGTTCGCGATCAGAGCCTGAACCCGCAGCGGATCCGTGCCGCCAGCCTCGTGCCGAGCACGCGCTCCGCTGACGACCCCGTCGTCCTCGACGCCGACGAGCAACACCCCGCCATTTCCGTTGGCGAGGCACACGACCGCCTCCACCAAGTCACGGTCATTGAGTCGCTCCCGCCGTTCACCCTTGAACTCGACCTCGTACGTCTCGCCGTCTTCGATCAACCGGGCGATCCAATCAGCCAGATACCGGACAAAATGTCCCTGATGCCGCAGACTCACTCGCGCAGGGCGTCGTCGAGGCTGGTCTCGGGTGGGCCGGGCAGCGCCGGATCCCGGCCCACCAGCACGTCGTACGCGGCCTTGACCGCAGCGAACCGCTCCCGGAACGCGCCCCAGCGCCAGGCCCGCTCGAATCGGCGTACCGAATCGTCGCCGACGCCGACCGCGTCCACGCCGACCCGCCGGCAGACCGTGACCGCCCGCTCGATGTGGAAGCTCTGCGTCACCACGATCGCCTGCTCCACACCGAAGACGCGGCGCGCCCGCAGGCACGAGTCGTAGGTGTCCAGACCGGCGTGGTCCTGCACGATCCGGTCCGCCGGCACGCCCCGGTCGATCAGCCAACGCCGCATCGCGCCCGGCTCGTCGTAGTCCCACTCCCGGTGGTCACCGGAGACCAGCACCGCCCGGACCCGGTCGGCTTCGACCAGCCGCCGGGCCACCTCCAGCCGACCGGCCAGGAACTCCGACGGCGTACCGTCCGGCCGGACCTGCGCCCCGAGGACCAGGGCGACCGGCGCGGCCGGCACGCTGGCCAGCTCGTAGACGTGCTCGGCCGCCGACGCCCGCACCCAGTACCCGCTGCCGGTCACCAGCAGCGCGACCGCGACCGCCGCCGCCGCGCAGAGGGTCAGTTTGCGGCGCAGCCAACGGGTTCGACGGGACGGATGAGCCAGGGCGTCGTCCATGCCGTAATTATGGTCGACGGGCACATCGCGCCCGGCCACTGGACACCGGCCGCGACAGGAAAGAGTGTGGAGCGCATGGTCATCGAGCTGGGCCTGGCCCGCCACCCCGAGGCACCGCCGTCACCACCGGCCGGACGGTGGTGGCGATCGCCGCGGCGGGTACGGCTGGCCGCCGGCCGGGTTCGTCCGCTCGCCGCCGTCGTCGGCCTGGTGCTGCTCGTCGGCCTGGCCGGCGCGGCCCCGCCCAGCGGCCCGCTGCTCGTCCAGGTCGCCAGTCATCAGGTGAAGGCCCGGGACATCGTGCTCGCCGGGGACCGGCTGCTGGTCACCTCGGCCGCCGCGCAGGGCACGGCGACCACCTGGCAGCT is drawn from Micromonospora sp. Llam0 and contains these coding sequences:
- a CDS encoding helix-turn-helix domain-containing protein, with the protein product MSLRHQGHFVRYLADWIARLIEDGETYEVEFKGERRERLNDRDLVEAVVCLANGNGGVLLVGVEDDGVVSGARARHEAGGTDPLRVQALIANMTQPPLSAVVGPMFGGRLLVTVVRHVSRIMLTRCSLTRWTVAPFTGLASESVVPGGKTWIR
- a CDS encoding vancomycin high temperature exclusion protein gives rise to the protein MDDALAHPSRRTRWLRRKLTLCAAAAVAVALLVTGSGYWVRASAAEHVYELASVPAAPVALVLGAQVRPDGTPSEFLAGRLEVARRLVEADRVRAVLVSGDHREWDYDEPGAMRRWLIDRGVPADRIVQDHAGLDTYDSCLRARRVFGVEQAIVVTQSFHIERAVTVCRRVGVDAVGVGDDSVRRFERAWRWGAFRERFAAVKAAYDVLVGRDPALPGPPETSLDDALRE